Proteins co-encoded in one Azospirillum brasilense genomic window:
- a CDS encoding SDR family NAD(P)-dependent oxidoreductase yields the protein MRNPLDLTGRRLLVTGASADSDIGREICRTLAGLGATLTLVGRRADALEATRALLDEPERHSAAPFDLTDLDAVPGWMKALAEAGGPFAGLVHSASEQGYSVLRQVNRAQFDRYFTLNVGASLMLARGFHQKGVFAPGGGSIVYVGSVAGLKGQKGRSLYAASKAALVSVAQSLALELADKRIRVNVVAPAVVLGAKAEKQFAMLPAEQNAALAAAHPLGYGAPQDVADAVAYLLADSGRWVTGAVLPVDGGFTAG from the coding sequence ATGCGCAACCCGCTCGACCTCACGGGACGGCGCCTGCTGGTGACCGGGGCCTCCGCCGACAGCGACATCGGCCGCGAAATCTGCCGGACGCTGGCCGGGCTGGGCGCCACGCTCACGCTGGTCGGCCGCCGCGCCGACGCGCTGGAGGCCACGCGCGCGCTTCTGGACGAACCGGAGCGGCACAGCGCCGCACCCTTCGACCTGACCGACCTCGACGCCGTCCCCGGCTGGATGAAGGCTCTGGCGGAGGCGGGCGGCCCTTTCGCCGGGCTGGTCCATTCCGCGTCGGAGCAGGGCTACTCCGTGCTGCGGCAGGTCAACCGGGCGCAGTTCGACCGCTACTTCACGCTGAACGTCGGGGCGTCGCTGATGCTCGCGCGCGGCTTCCACCAGAAGGGCGTCTTCGCACCGGGCGGCGGGTCGATCGTCTATGTCGGCTCGGTCGCCGGGCTGAAGGGCCAGAAGGGCCGCTCGCTCTACGCCGCCAGCAAGGCGGCGCTGGTCTCGGTGGCCCAATCGCTGGCGCTGGAACTGGCCGACAAGCGCATCCGCGTCAATGTGGTCGCCCCGGCGGTGGTGCTGGGCGCCAAGGCGGAGAAGCAATTCGCCATGCTGCCGGCGGAGCAGAACGCCGCCCTGGCCGCCGCCCACCCGCTGGGCTACGGCGCGCCGCAGGACGTGGCCGACGCCGTGGCCTATCTGCTGGCCGACAGCGGGCGCTGGGTGACCGGGGCCGTGCTTCCGGTGGACGGCGGCTTCACCGCGGGGTGA
- a CDS encoding MlaD family protein — protein sequence METRTSYILVGSFVLALLAGLFVFTVWVAKIQLEETRQPYYIYFTGSVTGLQEGSPVRYRGIPVGTATDIRLDPNDVSRVRVRIEVQEGTPIKTDSIASLEVQGITGGAYVQISGGTEMSELLRTAHDGGIPVIPSRPSSLTVFVDAAPQLLNRALDLTNRVADLLTPQNQAAIAEILANTRDLTGELARASQGLDTTLAQANRTLQGFETVGPQLGQTMEQAQRTLAAVESGTKTLTGDLNTLAGSLNKTANQLNAMIGENRGAIRDFTGGGLYELTLLISQLRDLSGQLSRVVTRIENDPSNFLFGGTRQGVEVRGR from the coding sequence ATGGAAACCCGCACCAGCTACATCCTCGTGGGCAGCTTCGTGTTGGCCTTGCTCGCCGGCCTCTTCGTCTTCACCGTCTGGGTCGCCAAGATCCAGCTGGAGGAGACGCGCCAGCCCTATTACATCTACTTCACCGGTTCGGTGACCGGCCTGCAGGAAGGCAGCCCGGTGCGCTACCGCGGCATCCCCGTGGGCACCGCGACCGACATCCGTCTGGACCCCAACGACGTCAGCCGTGTGCGCGTGCGGATCGAGGTGCAGGAAGGCACGCCGATCAAGACCGACTCCATCGCCTCGCTGGAGGTCCAGGGGATCACCGGCGGCGCCTATGTCCAGATTTCCGGCGGCACGGAGATGAGCGAGCTTCTGCGCACCGCGCATGACGGCGGCATCCCGGTGATCCCGTCACGCCCGTCGTCGCTGACGGTCTTCGTCGACGCCGCCCCGCAGCTTCTGAACCGCGCGCTCGACCTGACCAACCGGGTCGCCGACCTGCTGACCCCGCAGAACCAGGCGGCCATCGCCGAGATCCTGGCCAACACCCGCGACCTGACCGGCGAGCTGGCCCGCGCCAGCCAGGGGCTGGACACGACGCTCGCCCAGGCCAACCGGACGCTTCAGGGCTTCGAGACGGTCGGGCCGCAGCTCGGCCAGACGATGGAGCAGGCGCAGCGCACCCTGGCCGCGGTGGAGAGCGGCACCAAGACGCTGACCGGCGACCTGAACACGCTGGCCGGATCGCTGAACAAGACCGCCAACCAGCTCAACGCCATGATCGGCGAGAACCGCGGGGCGATCCGCGACTTCACCGGCGGCGGGCTGTATGAACTGACCTTGCTGATCTCGCAGTTGCGCGACCTGTCGGGGCAATTGTCCCGCGTCGTGACGCGGATCGAGAACGACCCGTCGAACTTCCTGTTCGGCGGAACCCGCCAGGGCGTGGAGGTGCGTGGACGATGA
- the pseG gene encoding UDP-2,4-diacetamido-2,4,6-trideoxy-beta-L-altropyranose hydrolase, with translation MRVLFRADAGASIGAGHVMRCLAVAEAVQELGGDALFAAASLPPALEERLRSSGMAVYRIDAAPGSVADLAATCAIAAEAGADAIVLDGYGFPEDWRAGLAGTGLPTLAFDDAGTGEPIHAGLIVNAAPDAASLPYRKGNPDARLLLGPAFAPLRREVREAVAAAKPPLEERRNLLVTFGGSDPLGLTAPVIERLAPRLPPGVWLDVAVGGAVRDAAAVEAVAARCKDSVRLHRDTPRMGHLMAQAGLAVSAAGTTTGELAAIGTPAVLVTIADNQLEAARQSEALGWCALVPGQAAGAPERIADVALELWADPSRRRTMAGKLAGIVDGQGALRIARALAEAVTPR, from the coding sequence ATGAGGGTGCTGTTCCGCGCCGACGCCGGAGCCTCGATCGGGGCCGGGCACGTCATGCGCTGCTTGGCGGTGGCGGAGGCCGTGCAGGAGCTGGGCGGAGACGCCCTGTTCGCCGCGGCGAGCCTGCCGCCAGCTTTGGAGGAACGTCTGCGCTCGTCCGGCATGGCGGTTTACCGGATCGACGCCGCCCCGGGCAGTGTTGCCGACCTCGCGGCGACCTGCGCCATCGCGGCGGAAGCCGGTGCCGACGCCATCGTGCTGGACGGCTACGGCTTCCCGGAAGACTGGCGGGCCGGACTGGCCGGGACGGGGCTGCCCACCCTGGCCTTCGACGACGCCGGAACGGGGGAGCCGATCCACGCCGGGCTGATCGTCAACGCCGCGCCGGACGCCGCGTCGCTGCCCTACCGCAAGGGCAACCCGGACGCCCGGCTGCTGCTCGGCCCGGCCTTCGCGCCGCTGCGGCGGGAGGTGCGGGAGGCCGTGGCGGCGGCCAAGCCGCCGTTGGAGGAACGCCGCAACCTTCTGGTGACCTTCGGCGGCTCCGACCCGCTGGGGCTGACCGCTCCGGTGATCGAACGCCTCGCGCCCCGCCTGCCGCCCGGTGTTTGGCTGGATGTGGCGGTCGGCGGTGCGGTGCGCGACGCGGCGGCGGTGGAGGCCGTGGCGGCGCGTTGCAAAGACAGCGTGCGGCTGCACCGCGACACGCCTCGCATGGGGCACCTGATGGCGCAGGCCGGGCTGGCCGTCTCGGCGGCGGGCACCACGACCGGCGAGCTGGCTGCCATCGGCACGCCCGCCGTCCTCGTCACCATCGCCGACAACCAACTGGAGGCCGCCCGCCAGTCGGAGGCTCTGGGATGGTGCGCCCTGGTGCCCGGACAGGCCGCAGGCGCTCCGGAGCGGATCGCCGACGTGGCGCTGGAGCTGTGGGCCGATCCGTCGCGGCGACGGACCATGGCGGGCAAGCTGGCGGGAATCGTCGATGGGCAGGGCGCCCTGCGCATCGCGCGGGCGCTGGCGGAGGCCGTCACCCCGCGGTGA
- a CDS encoding ABC transporter ATP-binding protein — MAPFDDKQPDAQDAVIRVRGLVTRFGPQVVHDGLDLDVRRGEVLGVVGGSGTGKSVLLKEILGLIRPADGRIELLGRDTADLPESERVALQARTGVLFQNGALFSSMTVAQNVMVPLREHTDLSAALAAEIARVKIAMSGLPPNAGAKFPSELSGGMIKRAGLARALALDPDILFLDEPTAGLDPIGAAAFDQLIRNLQRSLGLTVFMVTHDLDSLTSICDRIAVLVDKKIRVGTLEEHLRDPHPWIHDYFHGPRGRAARHAES; from the coding sequence GTGGCGCCGTTTGACGACAAACAACCGGATGCGCAGGACGCGGTGATCCGCGTGCGCGGGCTGGTCACGCGCTTCGGCCCGCAGGTGGTCCATGACGGGCTCGACCTCGACGTGCGGCGGGGCGAGGTGCTGGGCGTGGTCGGCGGGTCGGGCACCGGCAAGTCGGTCCTGCTCAAGGAAATCCTCGGCCTGATCCGCCCGGCCGACGGCCGGATCGAGCTGCTGGGCCGCGACACCGCCGACTTGCCGGAATCGGAGCGGGTGGCGCTCCAGGCGCGCACCGGCGTGCTGTTCCAGAACGGCGCCCTGTTCAGCTCCATGACCGTGGCGCAGAACGTCATGGTGCCGCTGCGCGAGCACACCGACCTTTCGGCGGCGCTGGCGGCGGAGATCGCGCGGGTCAAGATCGCCATGTCCGGCCTGCCGCCCAACGCCGGGGCGAAGTTCCCGTCGGAGCTGTCGGGCGGCATGATCAAGCGCGCCGGGCTGGCCCGCGCGCTGGCGCTCGACCCCGACATCCTGTTCCTGGATGAGCCGACCGCGGGGCTGGACCCCATCGGCGCCGCCGCCTTCGACCAGCTGATCCGCAACCTCCAGCGCAGCCTGGGGCTGACCGTCTTCATGGTCACCCACGACCTGGACAGTCTGACCTCCATCTGCGACCGCATCGCCGTGCTGGTGGACAAGAAAATCCGCGTGGGCACGCTGGAGGAGCATCTCCGGGACCCGCACCCCTGGATTCACGACTATTTCCACGGACCGCGCGGCCGCGCCGCGCGCCATGCAGAAAGCTGA
- the cydB gene encoding cytochrome d ubiquinol oxidase subunit II — MEGSLLTLAWVAIVGFAVFMYVLMDGFDLGIGILYPFAPSEEARDVMMNSVAPVWDFNETWLILGGAGLFAAFPIAYAVVLPAMYLPLLLMLIALIFRGVAFEFRFKARSSRHLWNKAFFLGSLLATFAQGVVLGSFIQGIEVEGRNFAGTMLDWLTPFSLFCGVALIAGYALLGSTWLIWRTIGILQDWCFRVARRLLIVVLVLVAAVSLWTPFLDASIAGRWFSVPNILLLSPVPLMVGFLAFGLWRALDEGREVLPFAFAMGLFALSYLGLAISLWPVLIPPGITIWQAAAPPETQVFLLIGMAFLIPTILIYTAYSYWVFRGKVTGAIGYH; from the coding sequence ATGGAAGGCAGCCTGCTGACCCTCGCCTGGGTCGCCATCGTCGGTTTCGCCGTCTTCATGTATGTGCTGATGGACGGCTTCGACCTCGGCATCGGCATCCTCTACCCCTTCGCCCCCAGCGAGGAGGCGCGGGACGTCATGATGAACTCGGTGGCGCCGGTCTGGGACTTCAACGAGACGTGGCTGATCCTCGGCGGGGCGGGGCTGTTCGCGGCCTTTCCCATCGCCTACGCCGTCGTCCTGCCGGCCATGTATCTGCCGCTGCTGCTGATGCTGATCGCGCTGATCTTCCGCGGTGTCGCCTTCGAATTCCGCTTCAAGGCGCGGAGCAGCCGGCATCTGTGGAACAAGGCCTTCTTCCTGGGCTCGCTGCTCGCCACCTTCGCGCAGGGGGTGGTTCTCGGCTCCTTCATCCAGGGGATCGAGGTCGAGGGGAGGAACTTCGCCGGGACCATGCTGGACTGGCTGACTCCCTTCAGCCTGTTCTGCGGCGTGGCGCTGATCGCCGGCTACGCGCTGCTGGGGAGCACGTGGCTGATCTGGCGGACCATCGGGATTTTGCAGGACTGGTGTTTCCGCGTGGCGCGGCGGCTGCTGATCGTGGTGTTGGTTCTGGTCGCGGCGGTCAGCCTGTGGACGCCCTTCCTGGACGCCTCCATCGCCGGGCGCTGGTTCTCGGTTCCCAACATCCTGCTGCTGTCGCCGGTGCCGCTGATGGTCGGCTTCCTCGCCTTCGGCCTGTGGCGGGCGCTGGACGAGGGGCGGGAGGTGCTGCCCTTCGCCTTCGCCATGGGGCTGTTCGCCCTGTCCTACCTGGGGCTGGCGATCAGCCTGTGGCCGGTGCTGATTCCGCCGGGCATCACCATCTGGCAGGCGGCGGCCCCGCCGGAGACGCAGGTCTTCCTGCTGATCGGCATGGCCTTCCTGATTCCGACCATCCTGATCTACACCGCCTACAGCTACTGGGTTTTCCGCGGCAAGGTGACGGGCGCGATCGGTTATCATTGA
- a CDS encoding DUF6969 family protein, which yields MMELSELSRDELQAMSEAAREVRLCQRVLAKTGDTVVGELLRGHGTLYEWRHYPPGDVYDAEYHAQYYYHCHPEDERPDGEHGHFHTFLRPLGMPPGMEPVPLKDYEEPDNPNDALSHLVGIAMDVAGQPVRLFTTNRWVTGETWYAADDVIRMLDSFTVDHARPSWPANRWITAMMRLFRPQILSLLNERDRTVASWSDRHPDSWVYEDRSLEVTSQILISVEEQMAAVDHALRGVRRRSPVLPEPPRFVTP from the coding sequence ATGATGGAGCTTTCGGAGCTTTCGCGCGACGAGTTGCAGGCGATGTCGGAGGCCGCGCGGGAGGTCCGGCTGTGCCAGCGGGTGCTCGCCAAGACCGGCGACACGGTGGTGGGGGAACTGCTGCGCGGGCATGGCACGCTCTACGAATGGCGGCACTACCCGCCGGGCGACGTCTACGACGCCGAATACCACGCCCAGTATTATTACCACTGCCATCCCGAGGACGAGCGGCCCGACGGCGAGCACGGGCACTTCCACACCTTCCTGCGCCCGCTGGGCATGCCGCCGGGCATGGAGCCGGTGCCGCTGAAGGATTACGAGGAGCCGGACAATCCCAACGACGCCCTGTCCCATCTGGTGGGGATCGCCATGGACGTGGCGGGGCAGCCGGTGCGCCTGTTCACGACGAACCGCTGGGTGACCGGGGAGACGTGGTACGCGGCCGACGACGTGATCCGCATGCTCGACAGCTTCACCGTGGATCACGCCCGGCCGTCCTGGCCGGCGAACCGCTGGATCACCGCGATGATGCGGCTGTTCCGGCCGCAGATCCTCAGCCTGCTGAACGAGCGCGACCGGACGGTCGCCTCCTGGAGCGACCGCCATCCCGACAGCTGGGTCTACGAGGACCGGTCGCTGGAGGTCACGTCGCAGATTCTGATTTCGGTGGAGGAGCAGATGGCCGCGGTGGATCACGCGCTGCGCGGCGTGCGGCGGCGGTCCCCGGTGCTGCCGGAACCGCCGCGCTTCGTCACGCCGTAA
- the rpoH gene encoding RNA polymerase sigma factor RpoH, producing the protein MTELAVSGEPLTLFLKETRKYDYLTPEQERDLAIRWRERQDRRALDKLIGSHLRLVFKMARGYQGYGLPLSDLIAEGNVGVMQAAQKFDPDKGFRFATYASWWIRAAIQEYVLHNWSLVKIGTTAAQKKLFFSLRRLKAQLQDAENGTFGGDLSPEAVESIATELDVSKADVIEMNRRLGTDRSLNATLAEDGDSEWLDLLADEGPDQEAILAGAQERKRRQQFLKLGLGVLDDRERQILVARRLRDEPLTLEELSQHFHVSRERVRQLEVRAFEKVQKAVMAQARQVPGTTGKALLPV; encoded by the coding sequence TTGACGGAACTGGCAGTTTCTGGCGAACCCCTCACCCTCTTTCTAAAAGAAACCCGCAAGTACGACTACCTCACCCCCGAGCAGGAACGCGACCTCGCCATCCGCTGGCGGGAGCGGCAGGACCGCCGCGCCCTCGACAAGCTGATCGGCAGCCACCTCCGGCTCGTTTTCAAAATGGCCCGCGGCTATCAGGGCTACGGGTTGCCGCTGTCCGACCTCATCGCCGAGGGCAACGTCGGCGTCATGCAGGCGGCGCAGAAGTTCGACCCGGACAAGGGATTCCGCTTCGCCACCTACGCGTCCTGGTGGATCCGGGCGGCGATCCAGGAATATGTGCTGCACAACTGGTCGCTGGTGAAGATCGGCACCACGGCGGCCCAGAAGAAGCTGTTCTTCAGCCTGCGCCGGCTGAAGGCGCAGTTGCAGGACGCCGAGAACGGCACCTTCGGCGGCGACCTGTCGCCGGAGGCGGTGGAGAGCATCGCGACGGAACTGGACGTCTCCAAGGCCGACGTGATCGAAATGAACCGCCGGCTGGGCACCGACCGCTCGCTCAACGCCACGCTCGCCGAGGACGGCGACAGCGAATGGCTGGACCTTTTGGCCGACGAGGGTCCCGACCAGGAGGCGATCCTGGCCGGTGCGCAGGAGCGCAAGCGCCGGCAGCAGTTCCTCAAGCTGGGGCTGGGCGTTCTGGACGACCGCGAGCGGCAGATCCTGGTGGCCCGCCGCCTGCGCGACGAGCCGCTGACCCTGGAGGAGCTGAGCCAGCACTTCCACGTCTCGCGCGAACGCGTGCGCCAGCTCGAGGTGCGCGCCTTCGAGAAGGTCCAGAAGGCGGTGATGGCCCAGGCCCGGCAGGTTCCGGGCACCACGGGCAAGGCGCTGCTGCCGGTGTGA
- a CDS encoding cytochrome ubiquinol oxidase subunit I, translating into MDLDPLLLSRIQFAFVISFHILFPSFTVGLACWIAVLEARWLITGKALYRSLSEFWTRIFAISFGMGVVSGIVMTYQFGTNWSRWSDIVGNVLGPLIQYEVVTAFFLEAAFLGILLFGRDRVPRGIHFLAAVLVATGTVLSSFWILSANSWMHTPAGAELRDGRFFVTDWWAVVFNPSFPYRLAHMLTAMFLTTGFVVAGISAFYLLRNRFLDHARVGLSMSLALITVLAPLQIFLGDLHGLNTLEHQPAKIAAMEGHWEGGARAPLILFAIPDNEAETNHAEIAIPALSSLILTHEWDGVVPGLKNFPVTDRPNPEILFWTFRIMVGIGMIMLTVALIHLVQRVRGRLYSPNWFHKLLVGCMPLGFIAILAGWFTTEIGRQPWVVYGMIRTADAVTPALTGGAVLTSLIVFMVVYTIIYGAGTYYLFRLLTIGPARLNDEDLEVPAVAQGHQPKRPLSVPGESIEPAE; encoded by the coding sequence ATGGACCTCGATCCGCTGCTTCTGTCACGAATCCAGTTCGCTTTCGTGATTTCTTTTCACATTCTTTTCCCATCTTTTACCGTGGGTTTGGCCTGCTGGATCGCGGTTCTGGAAGCGCGGTGGCTGATAACCGGCAAGGCGCTGTACCGCAGCCTGTCGGAATTCTGGACGCGGATCTTCGCCATCTCCTTCGGCATGGGCGTGGTCTCGGGAATCGTGATGACCTACCAGTTCGGCACGAACTGGAGCCGCTGGTCCGACATCGTCGGCAACGTTCTGGGGCCGCTGATCCAGTACGAGGTGGTGACCGCCTTCTTCCTGGAGGCCGCCTTCCTCGGCATCCTGCTGTTCGGGCGGGACCGCGTGCCGCGGGGCATCCATTTCCTGGCGGCGGTGCTGGTGGCCACCGGGACGGTGCTGTCCTCCTTCTGGATTCTCTCGGCGAACAGCTGGATGCACACCCCGGCGGGGGCGGAGCTGCGCGACGGGCGGTTCTTCGTCACCGACTGGTGGGCGGTGGTGTTCAACCCCTCCTTCCCCTACCGGCTGGCCCATATGCTGACCGCGATGTTCCTGACCACCGGATTCGTGGTGGCCGGCATCAGCGCCTTCTACCTGCTGCGCAACCGCTTCCTGGACCACGCGCGGGTCGGGCTCAGCATGTCGCTGGCGCTCATCACCGTCCTGGCGCCCTTGCAGATCTTCCTCGGCGACCTGCACGGGCTGAACACGCTGGAGCATCAGCCGGCCAAGATCGCCGCGATGGAGGGCCATTGGGAGGGCGGGGCGCGGGCGCCGCTGATCCTGTTCGCCATCCCCGACAACGAGGCGGAGACCAACCACGCGGAAATCGCCATTCCCGCCCTGTCGAGCCTGATCCTGACCCACGAGTGGGACGGGGTGGTTCCCGGCCTGAAGAACTTCCCGGTGACGGACCGGCCCAACCCGGAAATCCTGTTCTGGACCTTCCGCATCATGGTCGGGATCGGCATGATCATGCTGACGGTGGCGCTGATCCATCTGGTGCAGCGGGTGCGCGGGAGGCTCTACAGCCCGAACTGGTTCCACAAGCTTCTGGTCGGCTGCATGCCGCTGGGCTTCATCGCCATCCTCGCCGGCTGGTTCACCACCGAGATCGGGCGCCAACCCTGGGTGGTCTATGGAATGATCCGCACGGCGGACGCGGTCACCCCGGCCCTGACCGGCGGGGCGGTGCTGACCTCGCTGATCGTGTTCATGGTGGTCTACACGATCATCTACGGGGCCGGCACTTACTACCTGTTCCGGCTGCTGACCATCGGCCCGGCGCGGCTGAACGACGAGGATCTGGAGGTCCCGGCGGTGGCGCAGGGCCATCAGCCGAAGCGGCCCCTGTCGGTGCCCGGCGAATCCATCGAACCCGCGGAGTGA
- a CDS encoding MlaE family lipid ABC transporter permease subunit has protein sequence MARERAWLESSRAGDGEWRLTALGRWDLQAAGSLSGRLDGFALDGGGAVSLDLSRLDAMDTVGAYLLTALSDRLKAAGHGVDLAAIRPEHAALFDAVREVGPPPVERAQTHRPILDMLERTGRTAVDGLREGRDLLSFLGLIAITFGRLIVNPRRLRFRSVMFHIEQTGLNALPILGLLSFLIGVVLAFQGADQLRRFGAELFVVNLLGVSILREIGILMTAIIVAGRSGSAFTAQIGTMKVNQEVDAISTLGLDVVELLVVPRALALMITLPLLAFYADIMGLFGGAVMSYATLDITFGQFIRQLHGAVTLPHFLVGLVKAPVFALVIAMVGCYEGLKVSGSAESVGTLTTKSVVESIFLVIVLDAVFSVLFSFLRL, from the coding sequence ATGGCGCGCGAAAGGGCGTGGTTGGAATCGTCGCGCGCCGGCGACGGTGAATGGCGGCTGACGGCCCTCGGTCGTTGGGATTTGCAGGCCGCCGGGTCCCTGTCGGGCAGACTCGACGGCTTCGCGCTGGATGGCGGCGGGGCGGTCAGCCTCGACCTGTCGCGGCTGGACGCCATGGACACGGTGGGGGCCTATCTGCTGACCGCCCTGTCCGACCGGCTGAAGGCGGCGGGCCATGGCGTCGATCTGGCGGCCATCCGCCCGGAGCACGCGGCCCTGTTCGACGCCGTGCGCGAGGTCGGCCCCCCGCCGGTCGAGCGGGCGCAGACGCACCGCCCCATCCTCGACATGCTGGAGCGCACCGGGCGCACCGCCGTGGACGGGCTGCGCGAGGGGCGGGACCTGTTGTCCTTCCTCGGCCTCATCGCCATCACCTTCGGGCGGCTGATCGTCAACCCGCGGCGGCTGCGCTTCCGCTCGGTGATGTTCCACATCGAGCAGACCGGGCTGAACGCCCTGCCGATCCTCGGGCTGCTGTCCTTCCTGATCGGCGTGGTGCTGGCCTTCCAGGGGGCGGACCAGCTCCGCCGCTTCGGGGCCGAGCTGTTCGTGGTCAATCTGCTGGGCGTGTCGATCCTGCGCGAGATCGGCATCCTGATGACCGCCATCATCGTGGCGGGGCGCTCCGGCTCCGCCTTCACCGCGCAGATCGGCACCATGAAGGTGAACCAGGAGGTGGACGCCATCAGCACGCTGGGGCTGGACGTGGTGGAGCTTCTGGTGGTGCCGCGCGCGCTGGCCCTGATGATCACCCTGCCGCTGCTGGCCTTCTACGCCGACATCATGGGGCTGTTCGGCGGTGCTGTGATGAGCTACGCGACGCTGGACATCACCTTCGGGCAGTTCATCCGCCAGCTTCACGGCGCCGTCACCCTGCCGCATTTCCTGGTTGGACTGGTGAAGGCGCCGGTCTTCGCGCTGGTGATCGCCATGGTCGGCTGCTACGAGGGGCTGAAGGTCTCGGGCAGCGCCGAGAGCGTGGGCACGCTGACCACCAAGTCGGTGGTCGAGTCCATCTTCCTGGTGATCGTCCTGGACGCGGTCTTCTCCGTCCTCTTCTCCTTCCTCAGGCTGTGA
- a CDS encoding ABC-type transport auxiliary lipoprotein family protein: MTSRLMKAMAAGLLAVGLMTGCAALNPTAPSLYTLTPGTVAETGSPPVRWQLLVEPPAASAGIDTPRIAVTRSATALDYFAGVSWADRAPNMVQGLIVQSFEDSRRIVSVGRDSAGLRSDFLLKTELRDFQAEFTDPNAAVPDRVRVRLSAKLVAMPNRTIEAGETFDAVVPVRGSDFSDVIAAFNTALGQVEGALVDWTLRRGEAVFRAEASRPGSAGLR; encoded by the coding sequence ATGACGAGCCGTTTGATGAAGGCGATGGCGGCGGGGCTTCTGGCGGTCGGCCTGATGACCGGTTGCGCGGCGCTGAACCCCACCGCGCCCAGCCTCTACACGCTGACCCCGGGGACGGTGGCCGAAACCGGTTCGCCACCGGTGCGCTGGCAGTTGCTGGTGGAGCCGCCTGCGGCCAGCGCCGGCATCGACACGCCGCGCATCGCGGTCACCCGCTCGGCCACCGCGCTCGACTACTTCGCCGGGGTGTCCTGGGCCGACCGGGCGCCGAACATGGTGCAGGGGCTGATCGTCCAGTCCTTCGAGGACAGCCGGAGGATCGTTTCGGTCGGGCGGGATTCGGCGGGGCTGCGCTCCGACTTCCTGTTGAAGACCGAACTGCGCGATTTCCAGGCGGAATTCACCGATCCCAACGCCGCGGTGCCAGACCGGGTGCGGGTGCGGCTGTCGGCCAAGCTGGTCGCCATGCCCAACCGGACCATTGAGGCGGGCGAGACCTTCGACGCCGTGGTGCCGGTGCGCGGGTCGGACTTCAGCGACGTGATCGCCGCCTTCAACACAGCCCTGGGGCAGGTGGAGGGCGCGCTGGTGGATTGGACCCTGCGGCGGGGCGAGGCGGTGTTCCGCGCCGAAGCCAGCCGTCCGGGTTCGGCGGGCCTTCGTTGA
- a CDS encoding 3-oxoacyl-ACP synthase III family protein: protein MKAIIEGVRIAGFRAAVPPHRHSFLEDHSLFTAEEAEKLFATTGVYERRIAPPHICASDMCVAAAEGLLAQLGWDPASVDVLVFVSQDPDYNVPATSCVMQKRLGLATGAACFDVNLGCSGFVYGLWMAGRLLGGSTGRRAIVLCGDTSSRHLVPGDRSTLPLFGDAGGAVALEVSQGAAPIHVVVGTDGGGAKNIWVKAGGRRNSLVPGREPWPADKQEQMFTDSRLSLNGAEVFAFTLRAVPPLIRETLEFAGVGVEDIDLCVMHQANAFMLEHLRKKTKFPPEKFLVDMHDFGNTSSASIPLAVSHRLGEALSTGTRKMLLAGFGVGWSWGAVVADVGPIPAPAVQEIPDDFPLLTP from the coding sequence GTGAAGGCCATCATCGAGGGCGTGCGCATCGCGGGTTTCCGGGCCGCCGTGCCGCCGCACCGCCATTCCTTCCTGGAGGATCATTCCCTCTTCACGGCGGAGGAGGCGGAGAAGCTGTTCGCCACCACCGGCGTGTACGAGCGGCGCATCGCCCCGCCGCACATTTGCGCGTCGGACATGTGCGTCGCGGCGGCGGAAGGGCTGCTTGCCCAGCTCGGCTGGGACCCGGCCAGCGTCGACGTTCTGGTCTTCGTGTCGCAGGACCCCGACTACAACGTCCCCGCGACCTCCTGCGTCATGCAGAAGCGGCTGGGGCTGGCGACGGGGGCGGCCTGCTTCGACGTCAATCTGGGCTGCTCCGGCTTCGTCTATGGCTTGTGGATGGCCGGGCGGCTGCTCGGCGGATCGACGGGGCGGCGGGCGATCGTCCTGTGCGGCGACACCAGCTCACGCCACCTCGTGCCGGGCGACCGCTCCACCCTGCCGCTGTTCGGCGACGCGGGCGGCGCCGTGGCGCTGGAGGTCAGCCAGGGGGCCGCGCCGATCCACGTCGTCGTCGGCACCGACGGCGGCGGCGCCAAGAACATCTGGGTCAAGGCCGGCGGGCGCCGCAACTCGCTGGTGCCCGGACGCGAGCCCTGGCCGGCGGACAAGCAGGAACAGATGTTCACCGACTCCCGCCTGTCGCTGAACGGGGCGGAGGTCTTCGCCTTCACGCTGCGCGCCGTTCCGCCGCTGATCCGCGAGACGCTGGAGTTCGCCGGCGTTGGGGTGGAGGACATCGACCTCTGCGTGATGCACCAGGCCAACGCCTTCATGCTGGAGCATCTGCGCAAGAAGACCAAGTTCCCGCCGGAGAAATTCCTCGTGGACATGCACGACTTCGGCAACACCAGCTCCGCCTCCATCCCGCTGGCGGTCAGCCACCGGCTGGGCGAGGCGCTGTCCACCGGCACGCGCAAGATGCTGCTGGCCGGCTTCGGCGTCGGCTGGTCCTGGGGCGCCGTGGTCGCCGACGTCGGGCCGATCCCCGCCCCGGCGGTGCAGGAGATCCCCGACGACTTCCCCCTGCTGACTCCCTGA